In Pyrus communis chromosome 8, drPyrComm1.1, whole genome shotgun sequence, one genomic interval encodes:
- the LOC137743140 gene encoding copper transporter 1-like has protein sequence MDGMDHGHGMGGMASSPSSSMMDGTMMHLTFFWGTTEELLFSKWPGTNTGMYCVSLLFVFALAVLVEWLSYCRLIRAGASDVVCGVTQTLLHAIRVGLAYLVMLAVMSFNAGVFLVAVAGHAVGFLLFGSRVFKKKLDVDDKGSDLPPMCC, from the coding sequence ATGGATGGTATGGATCACGGCCATGGCATGGGTGGCATggcatcatcaccatcatcatccaTGATGGACGGCACGATGATGCACTTGACCTTCTTTTGGGGCACAACGGAGGAATTACTCTTCTCCAAATGGCCAGGCACAAACACGGGCATGTATTGCGTATCCCTACTCTTTGTATTTGCCCTAGCTGTCCTCGTCGAGTGGCTCTCCTACTGCCGTCTGATCAGGGCCGGCGCAAGCGACGTCGTTTGTGGAGTGACTCAGACTCTTTTGCATGCAATTAGGGTTGGGTTAGCTTATTTGGTGATGTTGGCCGTCATGTCGTTTAATGCTGGGGTGTTTCTTGTGGCGGTGGCTGGGCATGCTGTTGGGTTCTTGCTTTTTGGGAGTAGGGTTTTTAAGAAGAAATTGGATGTTGATGATAAGGGTTCTGATCTTCCTCCAATGTGTTGTTGA